A region of Ochotona princeps isolate mOchPri1 chromosome 2, mOchPri1.hap1, whole genome shotgun sequence DNA encodes the following proteins:
- the METTL13 gene encoding eEF1A lysine and N-terminal methyltransferase isoform X2 → MEEGRKQLAASAGFRRLVTVALHRGQQYEGMESIQAELSARVLELAPAGMPAQQQVPFLSVGGDIGVRTVQHQDCSPLSGDYVIEDVQGDDRRYFRRLIFLSNRNVVQSEARLLQDVSHRVQKKRKKDRKKQRPVDPAEDPTIAPGQSIDKSYLCCEHHKAMIAGLALLRNPELLLETPLALLVVGLGGGSLPLFVHDHFPKCCVDAVEIDPSMLEVATQWFGFSQSDRMKVHIADGLDYITSLAGAEVRPRYDVIMFDVDSKDPTLGMSCPPAAFVEQPFLQKVKSILSPEGVFILNLVCRDVGLKDSVLARLKAVFPLLYVRRIEDEVNEILFCQLHPERKLAMPELLEMAQALQRALRKPGQAWDDTYILSDMLKSVKIV, encoded by the exons ATGGAGGAAGGCCGGAAGCAGCTGGCAGCCAGTGCGGGCTTCAGGAGGCTGGTCACGGTGGCCCTTCACCGAGGTCAACAGTACGAAGGCATGGAGAGCATTCAGGCTGAGCTGTCGGCCAGGGTCCTGGAGCTGGCCCCGGCTGGAATGCCGGCACAGCAGCAG GTGCCTTTTCTGTCTGTGGGTGGGGACATCGGGGTCCGGACTGTCCAGCACCAAGACTGCAGCCCTTTGAGTGGCGACTATGTCATTGAAGACGTGCAAGGGGACGACAGGCGATACTTTAGGCGGCTGATCTTCCTCAGCAACAGAAACGTGGTGCAGTCCgaagccaggctgctgcaggatgTGTCTCACAGAG TTCAGAAGAAACGGAAGAAGGACCGGAAGAAGCAGCGGCCTGTTGATCCTGCAGAGGACCCCACCATAGCCCCTGGGCAGTCCATCGATAAGAGCTACCTGTGCTGTGAACACCACAAAGCCATGATTGCGGGTCTTGCCCTGCTGAGAAACCCAGAATTGCTGCTAG AGACCCCCCTGGCGTTGTTGGTGGTAGGCCTCGGCGGCGGCAGCCTTCCCCTCTTTGTCCACGATCATTTCCCGAAGTGCTGCGTTGATGCTGTGGAGATCGACCCCTCCATGTTGGAAGTGGCTACCCAGTGGTTTGGCTTCTCCCAGAGTGACCGGATGAAGGTTCATATAGCGGATGGCCTGGACTACATCACCAGCCTAGCAGGAGCAGAAG TTCGACCTCGCTATGATGTCATCATGTTTGATGTGGACAGTAAAGACCCGACACTGGGAATGAGTTGTCCACCTGCAGCGTTTGTGGAGCAGCCTTTTCTGCAGAAGGTCAAAAGCATCCTGAGCCCTGAAG GTGTCTTTATCCTTAACCTCGTGTGCCGAGACGTGGGGCTGAAGGACTCGGTGCTGGCCAGGCTCAAGGCCGTGTTCCCTCTTCTGTATGTGCGGCGGATTGAGGATGAAGTGAACGAGATCCTGTTCTGTCAGCTGCACCCTGAGCGGAAACTTGCCATGCCGGAGCTCCTGGAAATGGCGCAGGCCCTGCAGCGGGCGCTCAGGAAGCCTGGGCAGGCTTGGGATGACACGTACATCCTGTCGGATATGCTCAAATCTGTAAAGATTGTGTGA
- the METTL13 gene encoding eEF1A lysine and N-terminal methyltransferase isoform X1 codes for MNLLPKSSKEFGSVDYWEKFFQQRGKKAFEWYGTYLELCGVLHKYIKPREKVLVIGCGNSELSEQLYDVGYQDIVSIDISESAIKQMRERNATRRPQLSFLKMDMTQMDFPSASFQVVLDKGTLDAVLTDEGEKTLQQVDRMLAEVGRVLQVGGRYLCISLAQAHILKKAVGYFSREGWMVRVHQLATSQDQVLEAEPRFSLPVFAFVMTKFRPVPGRTLQIFELCAQEQGKPTRLESAERLAEAVRERQQYAWLCGQLRRKVGLGNVSLDLCDGDTGEPRYTLHVVDSPTVKPSRDNHFAIFIIPQGRETEWLFGMEEGRKQLAASAGFRRLVTVALHRGQQYEGMESIQAELSARVLELAPAGMPAQQQVPFLSVGGDIGVRTVQHQDCSPLSGDYVIEDVQGDDRRYFRRLIFLSNRNVVQSEARLLQDVSHRVQKKRKKDRKKQRPVDPAEDPTIAPGQSIDKSYLCCEHHKAMIAGLALLRNPELLLETPLALLVVGLGGGSLPLFVHDHFPKCCVDAVEIDPSMLEVATQWFGFSQSDRMKVHIADGLDYITSLAGAEVRPRYDVIMFDVDSKDPTLGMSCPPAAFVEQPFLQKVKSILSPEGVFILNLVCRDVGLKDSVLARLKAVFPLLYVRRIEDEVNEILFCQLHPERKLAMPELLEMAQALQRALRKPGQAWDDTYILSDMLKSVKIV; via the exons ATGAATCTCTTACCTAAAAGCTCCAAGGAGTTTGGCTCGGTTGACTATTGGGAGAAGTTCTTCCAGCAGCGAGGAAAGAAAGCTTTCGAGTGGTATGGGACCTACCTGGAACTGTGCGGGGTGCTGCACAAATACATCAAGCCCAGGGAGAAG GTGCTGGTGATCGGTTGCGGCAACTCGGAGCTCAGTGAGCAGCTATATGATGTGGGCTATCAGGACATAGTGAGCATTGACATCAGCGAGAGTGCCATCAAGCAGATGAGGGAGCGCAACGCCACGCGGCGGCCCCAGTTGAGCTTCCTGAAGATGGACATGACGCAGATGGACTTCCCCAGTGCGTCGTTCCAGGTGGTGTTGGACAAGGGCACCCTGGACGCCGTGCTGACCGATGAGGGGGAGAAGACCCTGCAGCAGGTGGACAGGATGCTGGCTGAGGTCGGCCGCGTCCTGCAGGTGGGCGGGCGCTACCTGTGCATCTCCCTGGCTCAGGCTCACATCCTGAAGAAAGCAGTCGGGTACTTCTCTCGGGAGGGGTGGATGGTGAGGGTGCATCAATTGGCCACCAGCCAGGACCAGGTGTTGGAAGCAGAGCCTCGGTTCTCCCTGCCCGTCTTTGCCTTCGTCATGACCAAGTTCAGGCCGGTCCCTGGCCGCACCCTCCAGATCTTTGAGCTGTGTGCTCAGGAGCAGGGCAAGCCCACACGGCTGGAGAGTGCCGAGCGGCTGGCGGAGGCAGTGCGGGAGCGGCAGCAGTatgcctggctgtgtggccagctGCGCCGCAAGGTCGGGCTGGGGAATGTGTCTCTGGACTTGTGTGATGGGGACACAGGGGAACCACGCTACACCCTGCACGTGGTGGACAGCCCCACGGTGAAACCATCGAGGGACAATCATTTTGCCATTTTCATCA TCCCCCAAGGCCGGGAGACTGAGTGGCTCTTTGGCATGGAGGAAGGCCGGAAGCAGCTGGCAGCCAGTGCGGGCTTCAGGAGGCTGGTCACGGTGGCCCTTCACCGAGGTCAACAGTACGAAGGCATGGAGAGCATTCAGGCTGAGCTGTCGGCCAGGGTCCTGGAGCTGGCCCCGGCTGGAATGCCGGCACAGCAGCAG GTGCCTTTTCTGTCTGTGGGTGGGGACATCGGGGTCCGGACTGTCCAGCACCAAGACTGCAGCCCTTTGAGTGGCGACTATGTCATTGAAGACGTGCAAGGGGACGACAGGCGATACTTTAGGCGGCTGATCTTCCTCAGCAACAGAAACGTGGTGCAGTCCgaagccaggctgctgcaggatgTGTCTCACAGAG TTCAGAAGAAACGGAAGAAGGACCGGAAGAAGCAGCGGCCTGTTGATCCTGCAGAGGACCCCACCATAGCCCCTGGGCAGTCCATCGATAAGAGCTACCTGTGCTGTGAACACCACAAAGCCATGATTGCGGGTCTTGCCCTGCTGAGAAACCCAGAATTGCTGCTAG AGACCCCCCTGGCGTTGTTGGTGGTAGGCCTCGGCGGCGGCAGCCTTCCCCTCTTTGTCCACGATCATTTCCCGAAGTGCTGCGTTGATGCTGTGGAGATCGACCCCTCCATGTTGGAAGTGGCTACCCAGTGGTTTGGCTTCTCCCAGAGTGACCGGATGAAGGTTCATATAGCGGATGGCCTGGACTACATCACCAGCCTAGCAGGAGCAGAAG TTCGACCTCGCTATGATGTCATCATGTTTGATGTGGACAGTAAAGACCCGACACTGGGAATGAGTTGTCCACCTGCAGCGTTTGTGGAGCAGCCTTTTCTGCAGAAGGTCAAAAGCATCCTGAGCCCTGAAG GTGTCTTTATCCTTAACCTCGTGTGCCGAGACGTGGGGCTGAAGGACTCGGTGCTGGCCAGGCTCAAGGCCGTGTTCCCTCTTCTGTATGTGCGGCGGATTGAGGATGAAGTGAACGAGATCCTGTTCTGTCAGCTGCACCCTGAGCGGAAACTTGCCATGCCGGAGCTCCTGGAAATGGCGCAGGCCCTGCAGCGGGCGCTCAGGAAGCCTGGGCAGGCTTGGGATGACACGTACATCCTGTCGGATATGCTCAAATCTGTAAAGATTGTGTGA